A single Montipora foliosa isolate CH-2021 chromosome 7, ASM3666993v2, whole genome shotgun sequence DNA region contains:
- the LOC138011157 gene encoding uncharacterized protein translates to MKFLPTSFRETQRDWFGKKGKSWHVTVAVTKSNSDNIEARTYVHLFEECTQNWFAVASIIEHTLTTVKEANPSIQEAFLRSDNAGCYHCTYLILSIPSLGDRAGIKIARYDFSDPQAGKDVCDRRIATVKSHMRRYINEGHDIRSASDMKAAIDSYGGVKGCQAAVVKVQEYSHTMKKHTMSGIQALNNFSFESEGLRVWKAYNVGPGKLFSPVKVKGFGTPQGPTDLCVLQPFSIPREETGAFRSTTRRAVLQQAHPSTSQSLVVEDEPPASEATKVYFSCPEDGCTKTYQSYGNLQKHLDAGKHLLRLERETTYDSIKKKWADTCTEVSRSYLRKETGSSTEDAVDHPVCEIPQGWALKTWRRTIRFTEKVKTHLKSIYLEGEETGRKASAADVCSKMRTQRDESGRKIFAKEEWLAADQIARYFSRLSVLYRSGRLALEQVNRDSTEDEEEDYVAEAEEITTRLEIQRQLEL, encoded by the exons ATGAAATTTTTGCCAACCAGTTTTAGAGAAACTCAGCGAGACTGGTTTGGTAAAAAGGGCAAGTCATGGCACGTAACAGTTGCAGTTACAAAGAGCAATTCAGATAATATTGAG gCCAGAACGTACGTCCATTTGTTTGAGGAATGCACTCAAAACTGGTTTGCGGTGGCTTCAATCATAGAGCATACACTCACAACCGTAAAAGAGGCAAACCCTTCCATTCAAGAAGCATTCTTGCGCAGTGACAATGCTGGATGCTACCATTGTACTTATCTCATCCTCTCAATTCCAAGCCTTGGAGACCGTGCAGGCATTAAGATAGCCAGATATGATTTTAGTGATCCACAGGCTGGAAAGGACGTCTGTGACAGAAGAATCGCCACGGTTAAAAGCCATATGAGGCGTTACATCAATGAAGGGCATGACATCAGAAGCGCCAGTGATATGAAGGCTGCTATCGATTCCTACGGTGGTGTCAAAGGGTGCCAGGCAGCAGTGGTGAAGGTGCAGGAGTACAGTCACACCATGAAAAAGCATACAATGTCAGGAATCCAGGCTCTCAACAATTTTAGTTTTGAGTCCGAAGGGCTGCGTGTGTGGAAGGCTTACAATGTAGGCCCtggtaaattgttttcaccAGTAAAGGTGAAAGGATTTGGGACACCTCAGGGACCAACTGACTTGTGCGTTCTGCAGCCCTTCAGCATTCCACGTGAGGAAACCGGTGCTTTCAGGTCAACAACGAGGAGAGCTGTGCTCCAACAAGCGCATCCTAGCACGTCACAGTCTCTAGTTGTCGAAGACGAGCCACCAGCTAGTGAAGCCACGAAAGTGTATTTCTCCTGCCCCGAGGATGGATGTACAAAAACTTACCAGTCTTATGGTAATCTACAAAAACACCTGGATGCAGGAAAGCATCTTCTTCGCCTTGAGAGAGAAACTACTTATGACAGCATTAAGAAAAAATGGGCTGACACGTGCACAGAGGTCTCACGTAGTTACCTACGCAAAGAAACAGGATCAAGCACCGAAGATGCTGTTGACCATCCAGTTTGTGAGATACCCCAAGGATGGGCCCTGAAAACATGGAGACGAACAATCCGCTTCACTGAGAAAGTGAAAACACATCTGAAGAGTATCTACCTGGAGGGCGAAGAGACAGGGAGAAAAGCCAGTGCTGCAGATGTTTGTAGCAAGATGAGAACTCAGCGCGACGAGAGCGGAAGGAAAATATTCGCCAAAGAAGAGTGGCTGGCGGCCGATCAAATAGCTCGGTATTTCAGCAGACTATCTGTTCTTTATAGGAGTGGCCGACTGGCTCTAGAACAAGTAAACCGTGACTCAACCGAAGACGAGGAGGAGGACTATGTCGCGGAGGCAGAAGAGATCACCACGAGGCTTGAAATACAGAGACAGCTGGAACTGTGA